TTCATATCATTTACAAGGCGGTTAACAGGAAGTAATACGGTAACGCTAATCACGGGCCTATTATTCGCGGTAACCAGTGTTAAGCTCCTCGTTGATGTCTCGGTAATGAAGGAAACAGCGGCTCAATACCCATTCTATGCCTATATACTGGCTACGTACATGGCATTAATGGATAATAAACACTTTAGGCAGAACCTTGTGGTTGTGGTATTGTCATTCATAGCAATACTCTTCGCCCACCACTTCACATTGTTAATGGCATTGGCCTACTCCTTCATAATGGCAATAACCATATTAGTGAGTAATTACTTAAATGGTAATAATACTAAACACGGACTTTACCTATTAGTCACTGTCATAATCCTAGGCCTACTCACCTATTACTGGTACACGGATTACCTAAGGGCATTCAGCGTCACTGGCTTTGTAACACCGGGGCTAATCTCAACACCAATCCTAATAGCACTTCTTCTCATTGATTACGTAGCCATGCGTAGGGGATCGCGCATTGTGATTTATACTGTCCTCACCCTCATAGCCATTACCCTAATAGCCATGTTCTCACTGGGTAAGTTCCTGCCTTACGTACTCGAGGGCTTTAATAAGGCGGTAGTACTATCATCAATACCTTATATACTGCCAATACTCCTCGCCACGCTCTACCTCACGCTCTATGGGTTTAGGAAACCCGTAATCACTATGCTAACAATAATCTCACTCGCCATACTACTCTACGTGTTACTCATGGGTAATAACCCAATGGAACTACTCTTCCTCTCTAAATCCCTGGACTTCATAATGCCCTTTCTACTAATACCAACGGCGTTGATAATAACCGTAATGCTAAGGCGTAGGCCTTCCATAAGTGCCATTGCCTATTTGCTTACTGCAATCCTGTTAATTTCATTACCCTTATTCACCTTATTAACGCTCTTCACGTATTCATTACCAACATCATCAACACTCACGGTTTATAGAATAATAGATTACGATGAATTCAAAGCCATTAATAACCTAATACCGAGTAACACGACCCTATATGCATCAATTAGTTATAACCCAATGATAAGATTCATGAGTGGTATTAACTCCTCCGATCCAACAATATACCTACTCCATGGTGAATCACCACCAGGTCTCCTCATACTCACTGAAAGAAACGTAAGAGTAGGTTTCCTGTACGGTTCGGGTTATAGCATGGTTAGCATACCCAGTAATTACCTACTTAATACCCTGGCTAATGATGACTTGCTTTACTCAAGCAGGACTCTGTGGGCCTATACACAGCCCTAAAACTCATTAGTTAATTCACCAGCCCTAATCATATAAAGCCTATCTGAATTCCTAATTAGGTACTGGTCATGAGTAGCAACGAGAACAACCCTACCCAAGCCAGCCTCCTCCCTAAGAACCCTAATTAACAGGTCCACGTTAGTCCTATCAAGGCTATTCGTTGGTTCATCCATGATGAGGAACTCGTGATTCCTAGCAAGTGCAATAGCTATCGAAGCCCTCCTCCTCTCACCACCACTCATCTGCCCAGGTCTCTTATCAAGAACATGCTCAATACCCAACAACCCACTGATCCACCTAATCCTCTCCTCAACGTCCCTATTACTAAGTCCCTGAACCCTAAGGGCTAGCCTAAGGTTCTCCCTAATCGTCAAGCCACTCACCAATAAGTCGTCCTGCGGCACGTAGGAGACTAGGTTGATTACCTCACTGGCTCTCGAGTCCTCATAGATATCAACGCCATTTATCAACACCCTACCAGAGTCAGGCCTTAGGTAGCCAGCCACTATTCTCAGCAGTGTTGATTTACCACTACCACTCGGCCCGGCTATGCAGGTTATTGAGTTAGGCAACGCATCGATGCTTATGTCTTTCAATACAGCATGATCACCAAAGGACTTAGAGACACTAATCACGTTAATACCAACATCACTCAATACCCACCACCCTAAACCTAATCGCTAAATGCATTACTATTAATAGTACTGATATGGCAATGAACGCGGTTACATATGGGTAGTAATTACTCACCGTAATTAGGTAAATCGGTTGATTCAATATGCTTAAGCCCATTGCCTTAACCGTGAAAGGCCATAGATAATTAGCCGTTATTAACCCCAATGCCGTGGAAATCAAGTACGTAATTATAACTGGCATGTCAATCAGCGTCATCATACCCAACACACTTACTCGATTTAGTCTTAAGTATGTAATTAGCTCCCTATTAATATTGATTGAGTACTCGGTAATGCCTACGAGACCAATGGACATTATTACCAATAGGCCAATGATAACCCCAATAAATGTACCAATACCAATCCTCAAGGCACTAATTAGCGCCTCAGGACCTGAACCCATGCCTAGTGGGAGAACCTTCGTAATGTAATTATACGCATGCGTTGTTAACTCACTCATGACCATTGAGTAGGGTGTTAGGGTCACTGTCACGTTCAACCCAGGCATCACGTATTCGTTGACAGAGTAATACACGGAACCCGTAATTACATCAAACCTATACGCACCACTTGGTAATGATACTGGCGTAATGCCGCTCCCTATTGTTGAGTAGGCCAGCGACCCGTTTTCATAATAAATCAATAGGTAATAATTACTCACCAGTGAACCATTGGGCCATTCCGCAATAACCCACTCACTCGGTGTTGCACGTGTCATGTTCGTTATCCTTAGTACGGGAATCTTCATTACATCAATAGTTTCATTACTCCTCAGCATCACCATTGAGAACCAGGTAATTGCTGACTCATTGTATGCAATCACGTAGTACGCACCAAATGGTAGTGTCAATGTCATGTTCATGAGGGGCCCATTAAATACAGTGTGATTCATGGAGTCGAGTATGGCGAGTGAACCATTGGTAATGTGCGTAATTACCCTTAGCCCATAGGCATTATTTACCTCATTTATTAATTCAGGGCTCGCATTGACATATATTACGTTAACTATGGGTGATGGTAATGAATTCAAGCGCTGAGCGATGGTTATGTTTGTAATTACCTCATAATTAATTTGTGGGTACTTAATGGATTTAATGATCCCTGTCACGGTTAGGTTATCAGTAACGCCCTTAAAAGATGTGATTATTAACTCATCACCAACCTTAATATGGAACTTCTCGGCCAATTCATAACCAATCAATGCCCCTTCATCTAATTCACCCTGCGTTGCGTTTATGCCGTAATAATTAACGTAGCTTGGTACAATACCCCTAATAATCACTGGCGTACCATTCATAATCGATGGCACTATTACCTCGGGCACAGCTACTATGCCCATGTCCCTGAGTGAGTAGGCTAGACTTATTGGTATCCAACTCGTGAATACGGATATTGACCCACCCTTCTTAATAGTCAAATTACCAATACTCAGCAGGAATAATTGAGGCGAGTAATACATGGCAATTGCCGTGGATACTATTAAGCCGAGGGCTATTGCCGTGAGGTATATCGACAATGCGATTACAGCTAATCCCCTAGGGTAGAGCGTCATACCTGCTCACCCATGTGAGGCCTTCGATAATGTACACAACACTTATCACGCCAATTAACGGTAGTAATGCTGGTAAGGCGCTCGTTACGCTAATACCATAATTAATAATTGGTATAATATTTAGTGTTGTTAATACCTTCATAATCACTAGGACCAGGACTGCGGATATTGAGATCCCCAATACGAATGAGTATATTGAAATAAGTATCATTATTAATGTTACGTAAGTAGTAATACTGACCCTGGACCTAAAAATATTAGCAAGGGCTCTCAAGTCACTTCCCAGGCTCCTTACCAGGCCATTAACCATGAAAATAGAAGTCACTATGAAGACCACAATTAAGGCTGCAACCACTAGGTAGGTTATGGAGTTTATGAAGTGAATTACATTATTGATTATAGACCCTGAGTATGGGGTTGCCACCGTAATTAATGCCTCGGCATAGGTATTGAGTATGTTCATTAGTAATTCATAGGTTGACAACACCATTATTGGTATTGCCGCATTAATAATTAACAACCTAAATGAGCTAATATCCCTAATAAAGAACCTCACCGATGCGTCAATGGCATAAACCCAACGATGCACATTAATGACTCACCCACATACTTAAAAATTAATCCCACGTAGGTCACA
This is a stretch of genomic DNA from Vulcanisaeta moutnovskia 768-28. It encodes these proteins:
- a CDS encoding ABC transporter ATP-binding protein; the encoded protein is MSDVGINVISVSKSFGDHAVLKDISIDALPNSITCIAGPSGSGKSTLLRIVAGYLRPDSGRVLINGVDIYEDSRASEVINLVSYVPQDDLLVSGLTIRENLRLALRVQGLSNRDVEERIRWISGLLGIEHVLDKRPGQMSGGERRRASIAIALARNHEFLIMDEPTNSLDRTNVDLLIRVLREEAGLGRVVLVATHDQYLIRNSDRLYMIRAGELTNEF
- a CDS encoding ABC transporter permease; amino-acid sequence: MTLYPRGLAVIALSIYLTAIALGLIVSTAIAMYYSPQLFLLSIGNLTIKKGGSISVFTSWIPISLAYSLRDMGIVAVPEVIVPSIMNGTPVIIRGIVPSYVNYYGINATQGELDEGALIGYELAEKFHIKVGDELIITSFKGVTDNLTVTGIIKSIKYPQINYEVITNITIAQRLNSLPSPIVNVIYVNASPELINEVNNAYGLRVITHITNGSLAILDSMNHTVFNGPLMNMTLTLPFGAYYVIAYNESAITWFSMVMLRSNETIDVMKIPVLRITNMTRATPSEWVIAEWPNGSLVSNYYLLIYYENGSLAYSTIGSGITPVSLPSGAYRFDVITGSVYYSVNEYVMPGLNVTVTLTPYSMVMSELTTHAYNYITKVLPLGMGSGPEALISALRIGIGTFIGVIIGLLVIMSIGLVGITEYSININRELITYLRLNRVSVLGMMTLIDMPVIITYLISTALGLITANYLWPFTVKAMGLSILNQPIYLITVSNYYPYVTAFIAISVLLIVMHLAIRFRVVGIE